A region from the Paludicola sp. MB14-C6 genome encodes:
- a CDS encoding DUF6017 domain-containing protein → MFKRYTLSDVTSNQFYQMPKFLFQGELKNSLSNDAKVLYSLLRDRHELSLKNNWVNESNEVYLIMTRDEMCDLLGISIKPVLKAINQLKEFGLMQEVRQGLNKPNLLFLLNYTDIKSWTCQNDNSEPVIMTPQDLVERQFWTCQNDNSKAVKKPTLNLSNSHTNNTYPNQTDLSDTDYQSIYPHEHEADEIDTIQNTTEIIKENIEYTLCKQIPGESEYIDNIVSVMVDVICSTSSTIRIGGEVKPLGVVKSIFMKLSYEHIQYVCLCLSQNTTQIKNIRSYLITALYNAPQTMDTYYSQRVKHDMIL, encoded by the coding sequence ATGTTCAAACGTTATACCTTATCCGATGTAACATCAAATCAATTTTATCAAATGCCCAAGTTTTTGTTTCAAGGTGAATTGAAGAACAGTTTATCCAATGATGCAAAGGTTCTTTACTCCTTACTGCGAGATAGACATGAATTGAGCTTAAAAAACAACTGGGTAAATGAAAGCAATGAAGTCTACCTAATTATGACAAGGGACGAAATGTGCGATTTACTTGGTATATCAATTAAACCGGTCTTAAAAGCTATTAATCAGCTAAAAGAATTCGGGTTGATGCAGGAAGTAAGACAAGGTTTAAACAAGCCCAATCTTTTGTTTTTACTCAATTACACAGATATAAAAAGCTGGACTTGTCAAAACGACAACTCCGAACCTGTCATAATGACACCTCAGGACTTGGTAGAACGACAATTCTGGACTTGTCAAAATGACAACTCCAAAGCTGTCAAAAAGCCAACTCTTAACCTGTCAAATAGCCATACAAATAATACTTATCCTAATCAAACTGATCTTAGTGATACTGATTATCAATCAATCTATCCACATGAGCATGAAGCCGATGAGATAGATACGATTCAAAACACAACAGAAATTATCAAAGAAAACATAGAATATACCCTTTGCAAACAGATACCAGGAGAGTCTGAATACATAGACAACATTGTATCAGTTATGGTTGATGTCATATGTAGCACTTCTTCCACCATAAGAATTGGTGGAGAGGTCAAGCCTTTAGGAGTTGTTAAGAGTATTTTCATGAAGTTATCGTATGAGCATATACAGTACGTTTGCTTATGTTTATCACAAAACACTACACAAATAAAAAATATAAGGTCATATTTAATTACGGCTTTATACAACGCACCACAAACAATGGACACATATTACAGCCAACGTGTTAAGCATGACATGATTTTATGA
- a CDS encoding ParA family protein — protein MSKIIAVVNQKGGVAKTTTTNAFGIGLANKGYKVLLIDLDSQGNLSMSLGINFPDNEEYTIAKLMLDKLQEKETAHITAEYIHTIHGVDFIVGNDDLHKIDRMLSGFQDGEYALESLLSDIKNNYDYIIIDCMPNVGNLTENAIVAADELIIPSEPQYFSTKGIQSLFDEIGKIKRRKNPNLQIAGILPTRVDIRTNIAKEFLTALREVFGSDIHIFNTSIPFSTKLAECNDGKNIYEYDKAGKGVQAYIEFVDEYLLLC, from the coding sequence ATGAGTAAAATAATTGCAGTAGTAAATCAAAAAGGTGGAGTAGCTAAGACTACCACAACAAATGCATTTGGTATAGGTTTAGCAAATAAGGGCTATAAAGTTCTCTTAATAGATTTAGACTCACAAGGAAATTTAAGTATGAGTTTAGGCATTAACTTTCCCGATAATGAAGAATACACAATAGCAAAGCTCATGCTTGATAAACTGCAAGAAAAAGAAACAGCACATATCACAGCAGAGTACATTCACACAATTCATGGTGTTGATTTTATTGTAGGTAATGATGATTTACATAAAATAGATAGAATGTTATCTGGATTTCAAGATGGTGAATATGCTTTAGAGAGCTTACTGAGTGATATTAAGAATAATTATGATTACATTATCATAGACTGTATGCCTAACGTTGGTAACTTAACAGAGAATGCAATTGTAGCAGCGGATGAGTTAATAATACCATCAGAACCTCAATATTTTTCAACTAAAGGTATTCAATCTTTATTTGATGAGATAGGTAAAATCAAACGAAGAAAAAATCCCAACTTACAAATAGCTGGCATACTACCTACTAGAGTGGATATTAGAACAAACATTGCAAAAGAGTTTTTAACGGCTTTACGTGAAGTGTTTGGATCTGATATCCATATTTTTAATACTTCAATACCTTTTAGTACAAAACTTGCAGAATGTAATGATGGGAAGAATATCTACGAATATGATAAGGCCGGTAAAGGTGTACAGGCTTATATCGAATTTGTAGATGAATATTTATTATTGTGTTGA
- a CDS encoding type III toxin-antitoxin system ToxN/AbiQ family toxin: MKLNLYRVNDKYCDYLRTFDKKVPFLMDEKQRRPFVGVVFSVNKHHFFAPLTSPKAKHLSMKNQVDFLKIDNGQLGAINFNNMIPVLKSMCSKIEINDMPAITKDQQNYKELIRNQLDWCNKNHEQIYKKAQKLYQLITTEHAPEALQIRCCNFSLLENKYYLYPQYLIQKQNQLLTEYEDDLER; encoded by the coding sequence ATGAAACTTAATTTATATAGAGTAAACGATAAATATTGCGATTATTTGCGGACTTTCGATAAGAAAGTCCCTTTTTTAATGGATGAAAAGCAAAGAAGACCTTTTGTAGGTGTTGTATTCAGTGTTAATAAGCATCATTTCTTTGCACCTTTAACTTCACCAAAAGCAAAGCATCTTTCTATGAAAAACCAAGTGGACTTTTTAAAAATAGACAATGGTCAGCTTGGAGCAATTAACTTTAACAATATGATACCGGTTTTAAAAAGCATGTGCAGTAAAATTGAAATTAACGATATGCCGGCAATCACAAAAGACCAACAAAATTATAAAGAGTTAATTCGAAATCAACTTGATTGGTGCAATAAGAATCATGAGCAAATATATAAAAAAGCCCAAAAGTTATATCAGCTTATTACAACAGAACATGCACCAGAAGCTTTGCAAATTAGGTGTTGTAACTTTAGCCTTCTAGAAAACAAATATTATTTATACCCTCAATACCTCATACAAAAGCAGAACCAACTGCTTACGGAATACGAAGATGATTTAGAACGATAA
- a CDS encoding ParB/RepB/Spo0J family partition protein gives MSSKFNTDYLKGLKKPTGESAKEDIISKSNFKSTKEIFDKADAMIDTIQLKKLIPFKEHPFRIRPGERLNELAESIKEQGILVPLIVRVHPEIRGSYEILAGHHRHVAASMVGLETLPCIIKNADDSTAALIVVESNKQRGFADMLPSEIAKALKLEYDALKSQGKRTDLLQELDEILAEENAYKCDNSGLDETSDPVGLKLDGTDLVANKNSMSLTNVKRYIRLTYLIAPLLEIVDEGKIAIRPAVDISFLKEKEQYDLADVLDTTEYKVDMKKAEKLKEYSNKGKLNTDTIILILSGAIFEVKEKKVNAVKLPIKKIQTYIPSSLSTSKYEEYIIKALEFYQKNITN, from the coding sequence ATGTCAAGTAAATTTAATACGGACTATTTAAAAGGTTTAAAAAAGCCAACAGGAGAATCTGCAAAAGAAGATATTATATCAAAAAGCAACTTTAAATCAACAAAAGAAATATTTGATAAAGCAGACGCAATGATTGATACAATCCAATTAAAGAAGCTAATACCATTTAAAGAACACCCATTTCGAATTAGACCAGGTGAGCGATTAAACGAATTAGCTGAAAGTATAAAGGAGCAAGGAATACTCGTTCCTTTAATTGTTCGTGTCCATCCAGAGATACGTGGCTCATATGAAATATTAGCTGGACATCATCGTCATGTTGCCGCTAGTATGGTGGGGTTAGAAACATTACCTTGTATTATAAAAAATGCAGATGACTCAACGGCTGCTTTAATAGTAGTCGAAAGTAACAAGCAACGTGGCTTTGCTGACATGCTGCCAAGTGAAATAGCAAAAGCTTTAAAACTGGAATATGACGCATTGAAAAGTCAAGGTAAGCGAACTGATTTATTACAAGAATTAGATGAAATTTTAGCAGAAGAAAATGCTTACAAATGCGATAACAGTGGGCTTGATGAAACTTCAGACCCAGTGGGACTGAAGTTGGATGGAACTGATTTAGTCGCTAATAAAAATTCCATGTCACTAACTAATGTCAAGCGTTATATCCGACTTACTTATCTTATTGCACCCTTACTTGAAATAGTTGATGAAGGGAAAATTGCTATTCGTCCTGCAGTTGATATTTCTTTTTTGAAAGAAAAAGAACAGTATGATTTAGCTGATGTTTTAGATACAACTGAGTATAAGGTGGATATGAAGAAAGCCGAAAAGTTGAAAGAATATTCGAACAAAGGTAAGTTGAATACTGATACAATTATTCTCATTCTTTCCGGTGCAATATTCGAAGTAAAAGAAAAGAAAGTAAATGCTGTAAAACTACCAATAAAAAAGATACAGACATATATACCTTCATCTTTATCCACTTCAAAGTATGAAGAGTATATCATTAAAGCTTTAGAATTCTATCAAAAGAATATAACTAACTAG
- a CDS encoding TnpV protein: MTINGEIYEVENNGLLRSQSNRILYKQEISEVSGTPILAPQIEIIPEADNYPLGKYGRTLMKYMEENYNDRFWELTLEGTLMKKLHEREEQLSEMKLSFMEQIERTNPRPITDEILVTARHMEWIAQQAEEMVREELYQPI; encoded by the coding sequence ATGACAATCAACGGAGAAATTTACGAAGTGGAGAACAACGGCCTATTGAGATCACAGAGCAACAGAATCCTGTACAAACAGGAAATCAGCGAAGTGAGTGGGACTCCAATTTTAGCACCACAAATAGAAATAATTCCGGAAGCAGACAATTATCCTTTGGGCAAGTATGGCAGAACGCTAATGAAATACATGGAGGAGAATTACAACGACAGGTTTTGGGAGCTGACACTGGAAGGAACTCTAATGAAGAAACTTCACGAGAGAGAGGAACAATTATCAGAAATGAAGCTATCATTCATGGAACAAATAGAGAGGACGAATCCAAGACCAATAACGGACGAAATTTTGGTAACAGCTCGACATATGGAATGGATAGCTCAACAAGCCGAAGAAATGGTGAGAGAGGAACTCTACCAACCAATTTAA
- a CDS encoding DEAD/DEAH box helicase family protein, whose protein sequence is MDSSTSRRNGERGTLPTNLNGVKVGDFIELYKTDADIISQALDLTLTQKLIDNENVSMVGFPIKNLQEYSQELKNKGFNLQTDFTDKINFRNSTINENDSAVFYGGVKAKYKNNIQAIKLLKHIESEKRLATADEQYTLARYTGFGGISQAFDRNANGWNDEYSELKSLLSTAEYEKARESTLTAYYTEPKIIEAMYTGIINMGVDVNCKILEPSMGVGNFFSMLPDELSQCKLYGVELDDLTGRIAKQLYQKADIQIRGYQDAKYQDNFFDCSIGNVPFGDFKLFDERYVKENFLIHDYFFAKTIDKVKPNGIISFISSKGTMDKANPSFRKYIAQRAELIGAVRLPDIAFKAIAGTEVTTDIIFLRKREKPVVCEPEWVHIGLTEDNVPVNQYYLDNPQNLLGKMVFESSQFGQSAVLKPFNNFDLYAELTKRINDFTKGTEVKKIGFVSKSESENEQESFTADPNVKNYTYTVIDDNIYYRENETMQLCKFNGVKAERIKGMHQIRLALREVIDLQLVPNYSPQELGVRQSKLNSEYDTFVKKYGYITDKVNKNVFQDDSDSPLLFSIEDIDKDKNIIKSKIFTQATINPIEKFEPKTYEDLITLSMSTKGYLDIEYMANSFDCSVQDVTNNLKGKIYLNPQDNKWETADEYLTGNVKLKLDYARLKAQQEPELYNNHVKALETVQPKPLEIDEIDFRLGSSWIDIKFVKEFIYEISELPSRYRQVNDLQSDFRVCLTYNSYTCEYTIYNKKLYDSVKSTSVYGTKRKSFFEIVEDTLNLRECKVYDTIYEDGKEKREFNFKETQAARQKQELVKNEFKNYICSDVSRVNEIVKAYNDRFNVYRPRTFDGSHLTYDGMSNLIELREHQNNAVARILYGSRNVLLGHVVGAGKTYTMVAAAMELKRIGIANKPLFVVPNHLTEQWGGDFLKLYPTANILVATKKDFQPENRKRFISKICTGDYDAVIIGHTQFEKIPMSDEYVRQEMKSQIDEITNAVISMKDEDGQKYTVKQLENQKKKLESKLEKLNSKTKDNVITFEQTGVDHIFVDEAHYYKNCFVHTKMSNISGVATSNAQKSFDMLMKSKYITNKNDGKGVIFATGTPISNSMTEMFVMQRYLQPDVLYNSGISYFDEWASTFGQTVTGLEIKPEGKGYRMKTRFAKFFNLPELINMFSQVADIKVAADLNLPVPKMATGKPIIEVSKPNDYIKNYINMLADDAEKVRSGTVDPSILNMLMITHWGRMVALDPRLVDGNAPVDNDSKVFKCCNNIYNLYQKTNMNKGCQLVFCDLSTPKGNKIPMIEVDGVYVIDMDKFTNVYDEIKKNLMAKGIPEKDIAYIHDAKTDDQKAKLFEKCRNGEIRVLLGSTNKMGAGTNIQKRLIAVHHLDCPWRPADIEQRDGRILRQGNMFNEVYVFRYVTENTFDSYMWQTQENKLKFITQVITNKSASRSCEDMDDAILDCAEVKMLATGNPRIKEKMQLDNDVYVLQLEKSAYAKERTRLQQLLTQYPTRIENAKQRITQLQIDISTYESHKSDDFSMKIEGITYTERTKAAEALKTMLSLENMPEEYSLGSYCGLELQASRDGFHRCIKVKGVYENKVTVGESELGNITRIENACSNLVSLKQQAEEDFEYLKKQQINAAAELEKPFVKEDVLKEKLQRQVELNLEMELNQHTDIIMEGDDTKEKPNNQQKEESDIENEY, encoded by the coding sequence ATGGATAGCTCAACAAGCCGAAGAAATGGTGAGAGAGGAACTCTACCAACCAATTTAAATGGTGTTAAAGTGGGAGATTTTATTGAACTGTACAAAACTGATGCCGATATTATATCACAAGCACTTGACCTCACTTTAACGCAAAAACTCATAGATAATGAGAATGTTTCAATGGTAGGTTTTCCTATAAAGAATCTACAGGAATATTCACAAGAGCTCAAAAACAAAGGATTTAACCTACAAACCGATTTTACGGATAAAATAAACTTTAGAAACAGCACTATCAACGAAAACGATAGTGCTGTTTTTTATGGCGGAGTAAAAGCAAAGTATAAGAATAATATTCAAGCAATAAAGCTTCTTAAACATATTGAAAGTGAAAAGAGACTAGCAACAGCCGATGAACAGTATACGTTAGCTAGGTATACAGGCTTCGGCGGTATATCTCAAGCATTTGACCGCAATGCAAATGGTTGGAATGACGAATATTCAGAACTTAAATCACTGCTTTCAACTGCTGAATATGAAAAAGCAAGAGAATCTACCTTAACCGCTTATTATACAGAGCCTAAAATTATAGAGGCGATGTATACAGGAATAATAAATATGGGAGTTGATGTAAACTGTAAAATACTAGAGCCTTCAATGGGTGTTGGCAATTTCTTTTCAATGCTTCCTGATGAATTAAGCCAATGTAAACTTTATGGAGTCGAGCTTGACGACTTAACTGGTAGAATAGCAAAACAACTTTATCAAAAAGCAGATATTCAAATTAGAGGTTATCAAGATGCTAAATATCAAGATAACTTTTTTGATTGCTCTATAGGTAATGTTCCTTTTGGAGATTTCAAGTTATTTGATGAAAGGTATGTTAAAGAGAACTTTTTAATACACGATTACTTCTTTGCAAAAACAATTGATAAGGTTAAGCCAAACGGTATTATCTCATTTATCAGTAGTAAAGGAACCATGGATAAGGCTAACCCAAGCTTTAGAAAATATATTGCACAAAGAGCAGAACTTATCGGTGCAGTAAGACTTCCCGACATAGCATTTAAAGCAATTGCAGGAACAGAGGTTACAACCGACATTATATTTTTACGCAAACGTGAAAAACCAGTTGTATGTGAGCCTGAATGGGTGCATATTGGTTTAACAGAGGATAATGTCCCTGTAAATCAATATTACCTAGATAATCCTCAAAACCTATTAGGTAAAATGGTATTTGAAAGCTCACAATTTGGACAGAGTGCAGTATTAAAACCGTTCAATAACTTTGATTTATACGCTGAACTAACAAAACGTATAAATGATTTCACGAAAGGTACAGAAGTAAAAAAGATAGGATTTGTTTCAAAAAGCGAAAGCGAAAATGAACAAGAAAGCTTTACTGCCGACCCTAACGTAAAAAATTACACATATACAGTAATTGACGATAATATTTATTATCGCGAAAATGAAACGATGCAGTTATGCAAATTTAACGGGGTAAAGGCGGAACGTATTAAAGGAATGCATCAAATACGATTAGCATTAAGAGAAGTTATTGATCTTCAGTTAGTACCGAATTACTCTCCTCAAGAACTAGGAGTACGTCAAAGTAAGTTAAACTCTGAGTATGATACCTTTGTGAAAAAATACGGATATATTACAGATAAAGTTAATAAAAACGTATTTCAAGATGATAGCGACAGTCCGTTACTTTTTTCTATTGAAGATATTGATAAGGATAAAAACATCATAAAATCAAAGATATTTACACAGGCAACAATCAATCCTATTGAAAAGTTTGAGCCAAAAACCTATGAGGATTTAATTACCTTGTCTATGTCGACTAAAGGTTATCTAGATATTGAATATATGGCAAATAGCTTTGATTGCTCTGTCCAAGATGTCACAAATAATCTTAAAGGTAAAATATATCTCAATCCACAGGACAACAAATGGGAAACAGCTGATGAATACCTTACTGGCAATGTGAAACTAAAACTTGATTATGCAAGGCTAAAAGCACAACAGGAGCCAGAGCTTTACAATAATCATGTAAAAGCTTTAGAAACTGTTCAGCCTAAACCACTTGAAATAGATGAAATAGATTTTAGGCTCGGAAGCTCATGGATTGATATAAAGTTTGTAAAAGAATTTATATATGAGATTTCTGAACTTCCCTCAAGATACAGACAGGTAAATGATCTACAAAGTGATTTTAGAGTTTGTTTAACCTATAATTCATATACGTGTGAATATACAATATACAATAAAAAGCTATATGACAGCGTTAAAAGCACTTCCGTATATGGTACAAAAAGAAAGTCATTTTTTGAAATTGTTGAAGATACTTTAAATTTAAGAGAATGCAAAGTATATGATACTATTTATGAAGATGGCAAAGAAAAAAGAGAATTTAATTTTAAGGAAACACAAGCAGCAAGGCAAAAACAGGAGCTTGTTAAAAATGAGTTTAAAAACTATATATGTTCTGACGTATCAAGGGTAAATGAAATTGTAAAGGCATATAACGACAGGTTTAATGTATATCGTCCTCGTACTTTTGATGGAAGCCATTTAACTTATGATGGAATGAGCAATTTAATAGAGTTAAGAGAACATCAAAATAATGCTGTAGCTCGTATTCTTTACGGTAGCAGAAATGTTTTACTCGGTCACGTTGTAGGCGCAGGTAAAACTTACACAATGGTAGCAGCTGCTATGGAGCTTAAACGTATAGGAATAGCAAATAAGCCATTGTTTGTTGTACCTAACCATTTAACCGAACAGTGGGGCGGAGATTTTCTCAAGCTTTACCCTACTGCAAACATTCTTGTAGCCACAAAAAAAGATTTTCAGCCTGAAAACAGGAAACGTTTTATCAGCAAAATTTGTACTGGTGACTATGATGCAGTAATCATTGGACATACACAATTCGAAAAAATACCAATGTCCGATGAATATGTTCGTCAAGAAATGAAATCTCAAATTGACGAAATAACAAACGCAGTCATTTCTATGAAGGATGAAGACGGACAGAAATATACAGTTAAGCAGCTTGAAAATCAAAAGAAAAAGCTTGAATCTAAGCTTGAAAAGCTAAATTCAAAGACAAAGGATAATGTTATAACCTTTGAACAAACTGGTGTTGACCATATATTTGTAGATGAAGCTCATTATTATAAAAACTGCTTTGTTCATACTAAAATGTCTAACATTTCTGGAGTTGCTACCTCAAATGCACAAAAGAGTTTTGATATGCTTATGAAATCAAAATACATAACAAATAAAAATGACGGTAAAGGAGTAATCTTTGCTACAGGTACTCCAATTTCAAACTCTATGACAGAAATGTTTGTAATGCAGAGATATTTGCAACCCGATGTTTTATATAATAGTGGCATTTCCTATTTTGATGAGTGGGCAAGCACATTCGGCCAAACGGTTACTGGACTTGAAATAAAACCTGAAGGTAAAGGATACAGGATGAAAACACGTTTTGCAAAGTTCTTTAATTTACCTGAATTAATAAATATGTTTTCACAGGTTGCTGATATAAAAGTTGCGGCTGACTTGAATTTACCTGTTCCTAAAATGGCAACAGGTAAACCAATAATAGAAGTATCCAAACCTAATGACTATATAAAGAATTATATAAATATGCTAGCAGATGATGCCGAAAAAGTTAGAAGTGGAACCGTAGATCCAAGCATTCTAAATATGCTTATGATAACTCATTGGGGCAGAATGGTTGCTCTTGATCCAAGATTGGTTGATGGTAATGCGCCTGTAGATAATGATTCGAAGGTGTTCAAGTGCTGCAATAACATATATAATTTATATCAAAAAACAAACATGAATAAAGGTTGTCAGCTTGTATTTTGCGACTTATCTACACCTAAAGGTAACAAGATACCTATGATAGAGGTTGATGGTGTTTATGTTATCGATATGGATAAGTTTACAAATGTGTATGACGAGATAAAGAAAAACCTAATGGCAAAAGGTATTCCTGAAAAGGACATTGCATATATACACGATGCAAAAACAGACGATCAAAAAGCAAAACTATTTGAAAAATGCAGAAATGGTGAAATTAGAGTACTACTTGGTTCTACTAATAAGATGGGGGCAGGCACTAACATCCAAAAAAGGCTTATTGCCGTACATCACCTTGATTGCCCTTGGCGCCCGGCTGATATTGAGCAACGTGATGGTCGAATACTTCGGCAAGGTAACATGTTTAATGAAGTTTATGTTTTTCGTTATGTTACTGAAAATACATTTGACTCATATATGTGGCAAACACAAGAAAACAAGTTGAAATTTATAACTCAGGTTATAACAAATAAATCTGCAAGTCGTTCTTGTGAAGATATGGATGATGCTATTCTTGATTGTGCTGAAGTAAAAATGCTTGCTACAGGAAATCCTCGCATAAAAGAAAAAATGCAACTAGATAATGATGTGTATGTGTTACAACTAGAAAAGTCCGCATATGCAAAAGAGCGTACTAGATTACAGCAATTACTTACGCAATATCCAACAAGAATAGAAAACGCTAAACAAAGGATAACCCAACTTCAAATAGATATATCTACTTATGAAAGCCATAAATCGGATGATTTTAGTATGAAAATAGAAGGTATAACTTACACAGAACGCACGAAAGCAGCAGAAGCTTTAAAGACAATGTTATCACTTGAGAATATGCCGGAAGAGTATTCACTTGGTAGTTATTGTGGATTAGAGTTGCAAGCAAGTAGAGATGGTTTTCATCGTTGCATTAAAGTAAAAGGTGTATATGAAAATAAGGTCACTGTTGGTGAAAGTGAACTTGGTAATATAACCAGAATTGAAAATGCGTGTAGTAACTTAGTATCTTTGAAACAGCAAGCAGAAGAAGATTTCGAATATTTAAAGAAACAACAAATCAACGCTGCTGCAGAATTAGAAAAACCATTTGTGAAGGAGGATGTATTAAAAGAAAAACTACAAAGGCAAGTTGAGTTAAATCTTGAAATGGAGTTGAATCAACACACCGATATTATTATGGAAGGTGATGATACTAAAGAAAAGCCGAATAATCAACAAAAAGAAGAGTCGGATATTGAGAACGAATATTAA